In Pedobacter heparinus DSM 2366, the following are encoded in one genomic region:
- the fmt gene encoding methionyl-tRNA formyltransferase, translating into MRLVFMGTPDFAVAALDALVKAGFEVAGVVTAADKPAGRGQKLQESAVKQYAVAHGLKVLQPLKLKDPLFLSDLKALNADLQVVVAFRMLPEVVWNMPPKGTINLHASLLPQYRGAAPINHAIINGEKESGVTTFFLKHEIDTGDVIFSEKVEITDEDTAGDLHDKLMHTGADLLVRTVKAIEAGDYKEQPQPDAAQEELKHAPKIFKEHCLIDWNQPSKNIYNLIRGLSPYPTAFTRLNDKVLKIFKAELEEKETGLAAGAFLSDGKSYLKFAAKDGFIKLTDLQYEGKKRMTVDEFLRGMRL; encoded by the coding sequence ATGAGATTAGTTTTTATGGGTACGCCCGATTTTGCTGTTGCTGCGCTGGATGCGCTTGTAAAAGCCGGATTTGAGGTAGCAGGTGTGGTTACTGCGGCGGATAAACCTGCCGGCCGGGGACAAAAACTACAGGAAAGTGCGGTAAAGCAATATGCTGTTGCCCATGGTCTGAAAGTACTGCAGCCCTTAAAATTAAAAGACCCTTTGTTTCTGTCAGACCTGAAAGCACTAAATGCTGATTTACAGGTGGTGGTGGCTTTCAGGATGTTACCCGAAGTGGTATGGAACATGCCCCCAAAAGGCACCATTAACCTGCATGCTTCACTACTGCCCCAGTACCGGGGTGCTGCGCCCATTAACCACGCCATCATAAATGGCGAAAAAGAGAGCGGTGTAACCACTTTTTTCCTGAAACACGAAATTGACACGGGTGATGTGATCTTTTCGGAAAAAGTTGAAATTACTGATGAAGATACCGCCGGAGATCTGCACGACAAACTGATGCATACAGGTGCCGACCTGTTGGTAAGGACCGTAAAAGCCATTGAAGCCGGGGACTATAAAGAACAGCCCCAGCCTGATGCAGCACAGGAGGAATTAAAACATGCCCCTAAAATATTTAAGGAGCATTGCCTGATTGACTGGAACCAGCCGTCAAAAAACATTTACAACCTTATCCGTGGGTTAAGCCCCTATCCTACCGCTTTTACCAGATTGAACGACAAGGTCCTTAAGATATTTAAAGCAGAACTGGAAGAAAAAGAAACAGGCCTGGCTGCCGGTGCCTTCCTGTCTGACGGAAAGAGCTATCTTAAGTTTGCCGCAAAAGATGGGTTCATTAAACTCACAGATCTGCAATATGAAGGCAAAAAACGAATGACCGTAGATGAATTTTTGAGAGGGATGCGCTTGTAA
- a CDS encoding 1-aminocyclopropane-1-carboxylate deaminase/D-cysteine desulfhydrase, translated as MFADIHSPLQPLNFFHGYQVLVKRDDLIDPFISGNKWRKLKYILAEADRTGKNHLVTFGGAYSNHLVATAAACARNGLQSTAFVRGEAVENEMLLLCKLYGMQLRFTDRLSYQNKPLLFDRYFGGDHTALFVDEGGAGPHAVKGCAEIIAELPADTSHLFCAAGTGTTAAGLLKGIQAAQLKTILHVVPVLKGDDFISPEILKYTGPDHRLRVHTGYHFGGYAKTSPALIEFIKYFIAHTGIMIDPVYTSKMCYALADLLKHNHFNPDDKIVVLHTGGLLGLLGMKEKFH; from the coding sequence ATGTTTGCAGATATACATAGCCCCTTACAACCCTTAAATTTCTTTCATGGCTATCAGGTACTGGTAAAAAGGGATGATCTGATTGATCCTTTTATATCGGGGAATAAGTGGCGCAAACTGAAATACATTTTAGCCGAAGCTGACCGGACCGGAAAAAATCACCTGGTTACCTTTGGTGGTGCCTATTCCAATCACCTGGTAGCTACCGCAGCCGCCTGTGCCAGGAATGGCTTACAAAGTACCGCCTTTGTACGTGGAGAAGCAGTTGAAAATGAAATGCTCCTGCTATGTAAACTTTATGGTATGCAACTGCGGTTTACCGACCGCTTAAGTTACCAGAATAAACCTTTATTATTTGACCGGTATTTTGGGGGCGACCATACCGCTCTTTTTGTTGACGAGGGCGGTGCAGGCCCCCATGCGGTGAAGGGCTGCGCAGAAATTATTGCGGAATTGCCTGCAGATACAAGTCATTTATTTTGTGCCGCCGGAACCGGGACTACGGCAGCTGGTTTACTAAAAGGCATACAGGCTGCTCAGCTAAAAACCATATTGCATGTGGTTCCCGTGCTAAAAGGCGACGATTTTATTAGCCCTGAAATTTTAAAATATACGGGTCCTGACCATCGGCTCAGGGTACATACCGGATACCATTTTGGTGGCTATGCCAAAACAAGTCCGGCTTTAATTGAATTTATAAAGTACTTCATTGCACATACCGGCATTATGATAGATCCGGTTTATACTTCAAAAATGTGCTATGCATTGGCTGATCTGCTGAAACATAACCATTTCAACCCTGATGATAAAATAGTAGTCCTGCATACCGGCGGCTTACTAGGCCTGCTGGGCATGAAAGAGAAATTTCATTAG
- a CDS encoding exo-beta-N-acetylmuramidase NamZ family protein: protein MAQFFTNTLHIVLVSILLQACGPSTSVAANPGKRKLLTGAEQTNLYVPYLKGKRVGMVVNPTSIIGKETTVDSLLKLGVNIVNIFGPEHGFRGNASNGTHVDDEVDQKTGIKVISLYGKHAIPTKEELANIDIMVFDIQDVGVRFYTYINTLQHVMEACAANNKEVLILDRPNPNGFYIDGPILDPKFKSGIGLKPIPAVHGLTVGEYAQMLNGENWLDNKLKCKIRIIKVANYTHDTPYELPVSPSPNLNTPQSILLYPTTCLFEGTYLNYGRGTQFPFTIVGAPALKGKYSFSFTPVSIKGMSESPLFMNQVCYGLDLRNYDTGNFRKTKQINLGWMIELYKNSPNKADFFNSKLSNQMGTIEKLIGVAEFRQQIIAGKSEKEIRASWEPGLSKYKTMRKKYLLYP, encoded by the coding sequence ATGGCACAATTCTTCACAAACACCCTGCACATTGTTCTGGTATCGATCCTGCTTCAGGCTTGTGGTCCTTCAACATCGGTTGCAGCCAATCCAGGGAAAAGAAAACTACTTACCGGTGCAGAGCAAACAAACCTTTACGTACCTTATTTAAAAGGTAAACGGGTAGGGATGGTGGTAAACCCTACTTCAATTATTGGCAAAGAAACTACGGTGGACAGCCTGCTGAAGCTTGGTGTGAACATTGTGAATATATTTGGCCCCGAACACGGTTTTAGGGGGAACGCCAGTAACGGTACACATGTAGACGATGAAGTTGACCAAAAGACAGGGATCAAGGTGATCTCCTTATATGGAAAGCATGCTATCCCGACTAAAGAAGAGCTGGCAAACATAGACATTATGGTGTTCGACATACAGGATGTTGGTGTACGTTTTTACACCTATATCAATACCTTGCAACACGTAATGGAAGCCTGTGCTGCCAATAACAAAGAGGTACTGATATTGGACAGGCCCAACCCCAACGGCTTTTATATTGATGGCCCTATACTGGACCCCAAGTTTAAATCGGGCATTGGTTTAAAACCAATTCCGGCAGTACATGGCTTAACAGTTGGTGAATATGCCCAGATGTTAAATGGTGAAAACTGGCTGGACAACAAGCTAAAATGCAAGATCAGGATCATTAAAGTAGCCAATTATACCCATGATACCCCCTATGAGCTGCCGGTAAGCCCTTCACCAAACTTAAATACCCCGCAATCTATTTTACTTTACCCAACTACCTGCCTGTTTGAAGGCACGTACTTAAATTATGGCCGCGGCACCCAGTTTCCGTTTACCATTGTAGGTGCCCCCGCCTTAAAAGGTAAATACAGTTTTTCTTTTACACCTGTAAGCATCAAGGGTATGTCGGAAAGCCCATTGTTCATGAACCAGGTTTGTTACGGGCTGGACCTTAGAAATTATGACACCGGTAACTTCAGGAAGACCAAACAGATCAATCTGGGCTGGATGATAGAACTTTATAAGAATTCGCCAAATAAGGCAGATTTTTTTAACTCCAAACTGAGCAATCAGATGGGCACTATTGAAAAATTGATCGGGGTGGCAGAATTCAGGCAACAGATCATTGCAGGTAAATCAGAAAAAGAGATCAGGGCCAGCTGGGAACCCGGCTTAAGCAAGTATAAAACAATGCGTAAAAAATATTTGTTGTATCCGTAG
- a CDS encoding aminotransferase class IV has protein sequence MQEYILHNDEFVAISQPILTAHNRGFKYGDGLFETMRMCNGKLQFAGQHADRLHAGMKALKMDGSTLLDEYFLKQKTAELCKKNKLKENVRFRLSVYRDGDGLYTPNSNKSGYVLEAGPLPDNHYELNKRGLIIDVYDEITKPVNKLSNYKTTNSLLYVMAGLYKKQHRLDDAFILNQSGFLCESISSNVFVVYDKKIYTPALSEGCVAGVMRAVVMNMCRINDIEVIEAQINPEILKAAEEVFVTNAISGIRWVMGYGRKRYFNEMTKLLSVKLNLL, from the coding sequence ATGCAGGAATATATTTTACATAATGATGAGTTTGTGGCCATCAGCCAGCCTATCCTTACAGCCCATAACCGGGGGTTTAAATATGGCGACGGCCTCTTCGAGACCATGCGCATGTGTAACGGTAAGCTGCAGTTTGCCGGGCAGCATGCCGACCGGTTACATGCAGGGATGAAAGCCCTGAAAATGGATGGCAGCACTTTGCTGGATGAATATTTTTTAAAACAAAAAACCGCAGAACTCTGTAAAAAGAACAAACTGAAAGAGAATGTGCGTTTCAGGCTGTCAGTTTACCGGGATGGCGACGGGTTATATACCCCAAACAGCAATAAGTCGGGCTATGTGCTGGAAGCCGGTCCACTCCCCGATAACCATTATGAACTGAACAAAAGAGGACTGATCATTGATGTATACGATGAAATTACCAAACCGGTAAACAAATTGTCCAATTATAAAACCACCAACTCCCTGTTGTACGTAATGGCTGGCCTGTACAAAAAACAGCACCGCTTAGATGATGCATTTATATTGAACCAAAGCGGATTTTTATGTGAAAGCATCAGCTCAAATGTATTTGTTGTCTATGATAAAAAAATATATACACCGGCCTTGTCCGAAGGCTGTGTTGCAGGTGTAATGCGGGCTGTGGTCATGAACATGTGCAGGATAAACGATATTGAAGTGATAGAGGCACAGATCAACCCCGAGATCTTAAAAGCAGCAGAAGAGGTATTTGTAACCAATGCGATCAGTGGCATCCGCTGGGTAATGGGCTATGGCCGCAAACGGTATTTTAATGAAATGACCAAACTGCTGAGTGTAAAGCTGAACCTGCTGTAA
- a CDS encoding ABC transporter permease, with translation MNTEYFIAGRIAIKSERTFSKLIVRIAIAGVMLSLAVMMLSVAIIKGFKTEIQEKVRGYIGDVRVFKYDLNNSFELSPFVPAKETLAQLKNNPDVEFFQPYATKPAIISANNEVEGINFKGIDKTFNWDYIRRHLVNGKVIDFTDSVKASKEILISQFTANRLKLKVGDDFIMYFVQNPPRKRPFKIVGIYDIGVEEIDKNFVIGDLNIIRRLNNWKANEIGGLEIRIKDFSRLKEVSTHIYENMELKLKSESVSDYFPAIFTWLSLLDVNTKVLLVLMMVVGVINMVTALLIMILERTNMIGIMKAFGMTDYSVMKIFLYNAAYLVGLGLLLGNILGLGLGFLQKYTHIYKLDQSSYYLSYVPIELHLADVLLLNLATMVICVLVLILPSMLVSRISPLKAIRFK, from the coding sequence TTGAATACAGAATATTTTATTGCAGGACGCATAGCCATTAAATCGGAGCGTACCTTTTCTAAACTGATTGTTCGCATTGCCATAGCGGGGGTAATGCTCAGTCTGGCTGTGATGATGCTTTCTGTAGCCATTATAAAAGGTTTTAAAACCGAGATACAGGAAAAAGTAAGAGGATATATAGGCGATGTAAGGGTTTTTAAATATGATCTGAACAATTCTTTTGAACTCTCCCCTTTTGTACCTGCCAAAGAGACTTTGGCCCAGCTTAAAAATAACCCTGATGTTGAGTTCTTTCAGCCCTACGCTACTAAACCAGCTATAATTTCAGCCAACAATGAAGTTGAAGGGATCAATTTCAAAGGGATCGACAAGACCTTTAACTGGGATTATATCCGCAGACACCTGGTTAATGGTAAGGTCATCGATTTTACCGATAGTGTGAAGGCCAGTAAAGAGATCCTCATCTCGCAGTTTACCGCCAACCGCTTAAAGCTAAAGGTAGGCGATGATTTTATCATGTATTTTGTACAGAACCCACCGCGTAAGCGACCTTTTAAGATCGTGGGGATTTATGATATCGGCGTAGAAGAAATCGATAAGAATTTTGTAATCGGTGATTTAAATATCATCCGCAGGTTAAACAACTGGAAAGCCAATGAAATAGGCGGACTGGAAATCAGGATTAAAGATTTCTCCCGATTAAAGGAAGTCTCAACACACATTTACGAAAATATGGAGCTGAAGCTGAAATCGGAGTCGGTTTCTGATTATTTTCCTGCAATTTTTACCTGGCTGTCCTTACTGGATGTGAACACCAAAGTGTTACTGGTTTTAATGATGGTGGTTGGTGTCATCAATATGGTTACCGCCTTGTTGATCATGATCCTGGAACGCACCAATATGATCGGTATCATGAAGGCATTTGGCATGACGGATTACAGTGTGATGAAAATATTTTTGTACAATGCCGCTTATCTGGTAGGGCTGGGCTTATTGCTGGGCAATATACTGGGGCTGGGGCTGGGCTTCCTGCAAAAATATACACATATTTACAAACTGGACCAGTCTTCTTATTACCTGTCGTATGTGCCCATCGAGCTTCATTTGGCAGATGTACTGCTCCTGAACCTGGCTACTATGGTGATCTGTGTGCTTGTACTGATCCTGCCCTCTATGCTGGTCAGCCGGATCAGCCCTTTAAAAGCCATCAGGTTTAAGTAA
- a CDS encoding NADPH-dependent FMN reductase: MPHIAILSASVRKGRNSHRTALYFKKFIESENLASVEILDLQEYDFPIFEERLRFFENPTTEMLDFAAKIKAADGVLIVTPEYNGGYPASLKNVVDLLYDEWRKKPVAICTNSAGPFGGAQVMASIQFSLWKIGAWTVPAMFPVPKVQETFDENGQPADQAATDKRATVFINELLWCIEAKKRMT, translated from the coding sequence ATGCCACATATTGCCATCCTATCCGCCAGTGTAAGAAAAGGGCGCAACAGTCACCGCACCGCCCTGTACTTCAAAAAATTCATAGAATCGGAAAACCTGGCTTCGGTCGAAATTCTGGACCTGCAGGAATATGATTTCCCCATTTTTGAAGAACGCCTGCGTTTTTTTGAAAACCCGACTACGGAGATGCTGGATTTTGCTGCAAAAATTAAAGCTGCTGACGGAGTGCTTATCGTTACACCGGAATACAATGGTGGCTATCCGGCAAGTTTAAAAAATGTGGTCGATCTGCTGTATGATGAATGGCGTAAAAAGCCTGTTGCCATCTGTACCAATTCTGCCGGCCCCTTTGGCGGGGCACAGGTGATGGCCTCTATACAGTTTTCCTTATGGAAAATAGGGGCCTGGACAGTTCCTGCCATGTTCCCTGTGCCAAAGGTGCAGGAAACATTTGATGAAAATGGCCAGCCCGCTGATCAGGCTGCAACAGATAAGCGCGCTACTGTATTTATAAATGAACTGCTGTGGTGTATTGAAGCAAAAAAAAGAATGACATGA
- a CDS encoding DNA topoisomerase IB, producing the protein MTGSPEEIKEIGLVYLTDSQPGIYRKGKPGKFYYTDNHGNRITDPGQLDRIKALVLPPAWTGVWIAPKKNAHLQATGMDAAGRKQYKYHAVWTSRRSDSKYFRLLEFGKVLPQARKRIAKDLRRKELDEQKVLAICVQLMQKTLIRVGNEAYKQLYGSYGLSTLKDKHVKINGHAMKLSFVGKKGVKQEVVLNDKTLSRLVKKCRDIPGQDLFQYYTNGNEHKPVDSGRINNYIKEITGSDFTAKDFRTWGGTLEALRQLAVCSIAADERPKKKLVVEVLDCVAAKLGNTRAVCKSSYVYPLLLQTFEDNQLDKYLKMISTDQPDTIKALENDEKVLMKFLRAAQKNKL; encoded by the coding sequence ATGACAGGCAGTCCCGAGGAAATTAAAGAAATTGGTCTGGTTTACCTAACAGATAGCCAGCCAGGGATATACAGAAAGGGGAAGCCCGGAAAATTTTATTATACAGACAACCATGGTAACCGCATTACCGATCCCGGTCAGCTCGACAGGATCAAAGCATTGGTGCTGCCCCCGGCATGGACCGGGGTTTGGATTGCACCAAAGAAAAATGCGCATTTGCAGGCTACCGGTATGGATGCAGCGGGTCGGAAACAGTATAAATATCATGCAGTGTGGACTTCCCGCAGGTCGGACAGCAAATATTTCAGACTGCTGGAATTTGGTAAAGTTTTGCCCCAGGCCCGTAAAAGGATAGCTAAAGATTTGCGGAGAAAAGAGCTGGATGAACAGAAAGTGCTGGCAATTTGTGTACAGCTCATGCAAAAAACATTGATCCGTGTGGGTAATGAGGCTTATAAACAGCTATATGGGAGTTACGGATTAAGTACTTTAAAAGACAAACATGTGAAAATTAATGGCCATGCCATGAAATTGAGTTTTGTGGGAAAAAAAGGCGTGAAACAAGAGGTCGTACTGAACGATAAAACCCTCAGCAGGTTGGTAAAAAAGTGCAGGGACATTCCCGGGCAGGATCTTTTTCAGTATTATACCAATGGCAATGAACATAAGCCCGTAGATTCCGGACGGATTAACAATTACATCAAAGAAATTACCGGAAGTGATTTTACGGCAAAAGATTTCCGTACCTGGGGTGGTACACTGGAGGCCCTGAGGCAGCTGGCAGTTTGCAGTATTGCCGCTGATGAAAGGCCAAAAAAGAAATTGGTAGTGGAAGTGCTGGATTGTGTGGCCGCAAAACTGGGCAATACGCGTGCAGTTTGCAAAAGTTCGTATGTTTATCCCTTACTGCTGCAGACCTTTGAGGATAATCAGCTGGACAAATACCTGAAAATGATCAGTACAGATCAGCCGGATACAATTAAGGCCCTGGAAAATGATGAAAAAGTATTGATGAAGTTTTTAAGGGCCGCCCAAAAGAATAAATTGTAG
- a CDS encoding VOC family protein — MITLNPYLNFPGTTEEAFNFYKSVIGGEIVMTMRFSDMPDDQTPENEKHKICHMSLQLPNGTMLMATDTLESLGQKLTPGNNFYLSLGVQSTADADRIFAAFADGGKVEMPMENMFWGDYFGIVADKFGTQWMISYNSGQAQ, encoded by the coding sequence ATGATCACGCTTAACCCTTATTTAAACTTTCCGGGAACAACCGAAGAAGCCTTTAATTTCTATAAATCGGTAATTGGCGGCGAAATTGTGATGACCATGCGTTTCAGCGATATGCCGGATGATCAGACACCAGAAAATGAAAAGCACAAAATCTGCCATATGTCGCTCCAGCTTCCTAACGGCACCATGCTGATGGCTACCGATACGCTGGAATCTCTGGGCCAGAAGTTAACCCCGGGCAATAATTTTTACCTGTCGCTCGGCGTACAAAGCACTGCAGATGCAGACCGTATATTTGCGGCCTTTGCGGATGGTGGTAAGGTAGAAATGCCTATGGAAAACATGTTCTGGGGCGATTATTTTGGCATCGTTGCCGATAAATTTGGCACCCAGTGGATGATCAGCTACAATTCAGGTCAGGCACAATAA
- a CDS encoding RluA family pseudouridine synthase, with amino-acid sequence MENSYTGPELEEQDLYEHFNIVVDKGQSLLRIDKFLMHRMENASRNRIQNAIEAGNVLVNQKTVKASYKVKPADEISIVFPHPPRDTEVYPEDIPLDIVYEDNDLLVVNKPAGMVVHPGYNNYTGTLVNALAFHFEQLPQLPGNEGRPGLVHRIDKDTSGLLLISKNEITMTRLAKQFFDHTITRKYVALAWGDIEKDGTVTGYIGRSAKNRIVMDVYDDEEKGKWSVTHYAVLERLGYVTLISCQLETGRTHQIRAHMQHIGHPLFNDANYGGDKILKGTTFNKYKQFVQNCFELLPRQALHAQTLGFIHPGTKKYMEFEAPLPSDFDSALNKWRNYIVQP; translated from the coding sequence ATGGAAAACAGTTATACCGGACCGGAATTAGAAGAGCAGGATTTATACGAACACTTTAATATTGTTGTTGATAAAGGACAGTCTTTATTGCGGATAGACAAGTTTTTGATGCACCGTATGGAAAATGCGTCACGAAACCGCATACAGAATGCAATAGAGGCAGGCAACGTACTGGTCAATCAGAAAACGGTTAAAGCCAGTTATAAGGTTAAGCCTGCCGACGAGATTTCTATCGTGTTTCCCCATCCGCCACGTGATACCGAAGTTTATCCGGAAGACATTCCTCTTGACATTGTATATGAAGACAATGACCTGCTGGTGGTTAATAAACCTGCAGGTATGGTAGTGCATCCCGGATATAACAATTATACAGGCACACTGGTCAATGCACTTGCCTTCCATTTTGAACAACTGCCCCAGCTGCCGGGCAACGAGGGCCGTCCGGGCCTGGTGCACCGGATTGACAAGGATACCTCCGGATTGCTGTTGATCAGCAAGAATGAAATTACAATGACCAGGCTGGCCAAACAGTTTTTTGACCATACCATTACCCGTAAATACGTGGCGCTTGCCTGGGGCGATATCGAAAAAGATGGCACGGTTACAGGCTATATTGGTCGCAGCGCAAAAAACAGGATCGTGATGGATGTATACGATGATGAAGAAAAAGGTAAGTGGTCTGTAACACATTATGCCGTGTTGGAACGTTTAGGTTATGTAACCTTAATCAGCTGCCAGCTTGAAACTGGCCGTACACATCAAATCAGAGCGCATATGCAACATATTGGCCACCCTTTGTTCAACGATGCCAACTACGGCGGTGATAAAATTTTGAAAGGCACTACTTTTAATAAGTACAAACAATTTGTACAAAACTGCTTTGAATTACTCCCCCGACAGGCACTTCATGCACAAACACTAGGGTTTATTCATCCAGGTACTAAAAAGTATATGGAATTTGAGGCACCTTTGCCTTCCGATTTTGACTCGGCACTGAATAAATGGAGAAATTATATCGTACAACCCTAA
- a CDS encoding ATP-binding protein — translation MRVRKYFYSALLLLCCLTNYGFAAETTVQLAKGGIIDLRAQSMDGKIALNGQWLFYWGQLIGPNDHLKHKGELVDFPYRWTDRSPSGKTYPSYGYATYRLTVLLPKNTPSLRLSMPEAYSAYRLFINAQEVASNGRVARTATDFIPYWENKIIEIPQHTDTLNILLQIANFSHSKGGIKKPLLIGEKGFVILKRKQAEAVDLLLTGCLMMGGLFFLGLYLMGSRDKAILLFALYSIVYSYRIIGIDNYVLHTVLPQMDWYLTVRMEYLSLFLGIGMFALYTRYLYPQDTSIIVIGTIFSLCFGFSLAVLCLKPLYFTQLINPFLVIMIFCLVYVPYVYTMAYRKKRPGAIYTLMSAVALMPVFAISLLHYWNVIPAFQLVSFIFYISFFFLQSLILSHRVSFEQKKARAEAEQGLKAKSEFLSTMSHEIRTPLNAVIGMSHLLLKNGPREDQKEQLDVMLFSANNLLSIVNDILDYNKIEAGKVSFEHIEMDIPAIAGNIVSGLQSSAHDKGIELTLHVDPALKNKLMGDPTRSSQVITNLVHNAIKFTNKGSVEVRLIVAAQTETDITLNIQVKDTGIGISKDKQKVIFDRFTQVDSSTSRGFGGTGLGLSICKRILELQNSSLNLISDEGRGSTFYFIQTFEKSTKILKRLDPEHLPNENDKPLTGIPILLVEDNLMNVLVAQKYLERWGATIDVALNGQEALEKLDVNRHQLVLMDLHMPIMDGYKAAATMRENGVTIPIVALTANLPDEIALRVKEAGINDMVIKPFLPDELYRKVLHHIFSL, via the coding sequence ATGAGGGTAAGGAAATATTTTTATAGCGCATTGCTTTTGCTTTGCTGCTTGACAAATTATGGTTTTGCAGCTGAGACAACAGTTCAACTTGCAAAAGGTGGCATAATAGATCTTCGTGCGCAGTCAATGGATGGAAAAATTGCGCTCAATGGTCAGTGGCTTTTTTATTGGGGCCAGCTTATAGGTCCAAATGACCACCTTAAACATAAAGGGGAACTGGTAGACTTTCCTTACAGGTGGACCGACCGCTCACCTTCCGGAAAAACCTATCCTTCGTATGGTTACGCCACTTACCGGCTTACTGTATTGCTGCCAAAAAACACGCCATCATTACGCCTGTCCATGCCCGAAGCTTATTCGGCCTATCGCCTGTTTATCAATGCGCAGGAGGTCGCTTCCAACGGACGTGTGGCCAGGACCGCAACCGATTTTATTCCCTACTGGGAAAATAAGATCATAGAAATCCCGCAGCATACCGATACCTTAAACATCCTGCTGCAAATTGCAAATTTTAGCCATAGCAAAGGCGGAATTAAAAAGCCCTTGTTAATTGGGGAAAAAGGTTTTGTCATTTTAAAAAGAAAACAAGCTGAAGCAGTTGACCTATTGTTGACCGGCTGTCTGATGATGGGGGGACTTTTCTTTCTGGGACTTTACCTGATGGGGAGCAGGGACAAGGCCATCCTATTGTTTGCCTTATACTCTATTGTTTACAGTTACAGGATTATTGGGATAGACAATTATGTACTGCATACCGTACTACCCCAGATGGACTGGTACCTTACGGTAAGGATGGAATACCTGAGCTTGTTTTTAGGCATAGGCATGTTTGCCTTGTATACCCGGTATTTATACCCTCAGGATACGAGTATAATTGTTATAGGCACCATTTTCAGCCTTTGCTTTGGCTTTTCCCTGGCAGTACTTTGTCTGAAACCCCTGTATTTTACCCAATTGATAAATCCTTTTCTGGTTATCATGATCTTTTGTCTGGTGTACGTTCCCTATGTATATACAATGGCCTATAGAAAAAAGAGACCGGGAGCTATTTATACCTTAATGAGCGCAGTTGCCCTTATGCCTGTATTTGCCATTTCATTATTGCATTACTGGAATGTCATCCCCGCCTTTCAGCTGGTCTCTTTCATTTTTTACATCAGTTTTTTCTTCCTTCAGTCACTGATACTCTCGCACAGGGTTTCTTTTGAACAGAAAAAGGCCAGGGCCGAGGCAGAGCAGGGCTTAAAAGCCAAAAGCGAATTCCTGAGTACCATGAGCCATGAGATCAGGACACCACTAAATGCGGTGATCGGAATGAGTCATTTGCTACTGAAAAACGGGCCAAGGGAAGACCAGAAAGAACAGCTTGATGTGATGCTCTTTTCTGCCAATAATTTGCTTTCTATTGTAAATGACATTCTGGATTATAATAAAATTGAGGCGGGAAAAGTTTCTTTTGAGCACATAGAAATGGACATTCCGGCCATTGCCGGAAATATTGTTTCGGGACTTCAAAGTTCTGCGCATGATAAAGGGATTGAATTGACATTGCATGTAGACCCGGCTTTAAAGAACAAACTAATGGGCGACCCGACCCGCAGTTCTCAGGTCATTACCAACCTGGTACACAATGCCATAAAATTTACAAATAAGGGTTCTGTAGAAGTGAGATTGATTGTAGCTGCGCAGACGGAAACTGATATTACCTTAAATATCCAGGTTAAAGATACCGGTATCGGCATTTCAAAAGATAAGCAAAAAGTTATTTTCGACAGGTTTACGCAGGTTGACTCTTCTACATCAAGGGGATTTGGCGGTACAGGACTGGGCCTTTCCATTTGTAAAAGGATCCTGGAACTCCAAAATTCATCCCTAAACCTGATTAGCGATGAGGGCAGGGGCTCTACTTTCTATTTTATACAAACTTTTGAGAAAAGCACCAAAATTTTAAAGCGTCTGGATCCGGAACACCTGCCCAACGAGAATGATAAACCGCTTACAGGCATACCTATTTTACTGGTAGAGGACAACCTGATGAACGTACTGGTAGCGCAAAAATATCTGGAACGCTGGGGAGCAACGATAGATGTTGCCCTAAACGGACAGGAAGCCCTGGAAAAACTGGATGTGAACAGGCATCAGCTGGTTTTGATGGACCTGCACATGCCCATAATGGATGGCTATAAAGCTGCTGCAACCATGCGTGAAAATGGAGTGACCATCCCTATTGTTGCCCTTACAGCCAACTTGCCTGATGAAATAGCATTACGGGTAAAGGAAGCGGGCATTAACGATATGGTGATCAAACCCTTTTTGCCTGATGAGCTGTACAGGAAAGTACTGCACCATATTTTTAGTCTATAA